One region of Cyanobium sp. M30B3 genomic DNA includes:
- a CDS encoding mannose-1-phosphate guanylyltransferase/mannose-6-phosphate isomerase: MAPDRPAPDSTAPDTTAPPNTTTPQSTLVPVILCGGTGTRLWPLSRATYPKQYWALAGDSDDTLLQQTQQRLAGLPGLAPPLLICNEDHRFIVAEQMRQIGVDPAAILLEPIGRNTAPAVAVAALQATAQGEDPLLLVLAADHVIRDAARFRSTVASGLAAAEAGQLVTFGIVPSAPETGYGYIEAAQGLAGATAPVPIARFVEKPDRATAEQFLATGRFTWNSGMFLFKASAILAELERLAPEVVSACRSALEHDFADLDFLRLEREVFAGCPNVALDVAVMEKTDRGAVLPLEAGWSDVGSWSALWDTTDRDPAGNVLRGRVISQDSRNCYLRSEHRLVVGLGVDDLVVVETDDVVLVAHRDRAQEVKGVVALLERQGARESKAHRKIYRPWGSYDGVVEGERWQVKKIVVNPGASLSLQMHHHRAEHWVVVQGTALVEKDGRQELVGENQSTYIPLGSRHRLTNPGKIPVEMIEVQSGPYLGEDDIVRFEDRYGRSDQTQAAPAALS, from the coding sequence ATGGCCCCCGACAGACCGGCCCCCGACAGCACGGCTCCCGACACCACGGCTCCTCCCAACACCACCACCCCACAGAGCACCCTGGTGCCGGTGATCCTCTGCGGCGGCACGGGCACGCGCCTCTGGCCCCTGTCGCGGGCCACCTACCCCAAGCAGTACTGGGCCCTGGCCGGCGACTCCGACGACACCCTGCTGCAGCAGACCCAGCAGCGGCTGGCGGGCCTGCCCGGGCTGGCGCCGCCGCTGCTGATCTGCAACGAGGACCACCGCTTCATCGTGGCCGAACAGATGCGCCAGATCGGCGTGGACCCGGCCGCCATCCTGCTGGAGCCGATCGGCCGCAACACCGCCCCGGCCGTGGCCGTGGCCGCCCTCCAGGCCACCGCCCAGGGGGAGGACCCGCTGCTGCTGGTGCTGGCGGCCGACCACGTGATCCGCGACGCCGCCCGCTTCCGCAGCACGGTGGCCTCCGGCCTGGCCGCCGCCGAGGCGGGCCAGCTGGTGACCTTCGGCATCGTGCCCAGCGCCCCGGAAACCGGCTACGGCTACATCGAGGCCGCCCAGGGCCTCGCCGGCGCCACGGCACCGGTGCCGATCGCCCGCTTCGTGGAGAAGCCCGACCGGGCCACCGCCGAGCAGTTCCTGGCCACCGGCCGCTTCACCTGGAACAGCGGCATGTTCCTGTTCAAGGCCAGCGCCATCCTGGCCGAGCTGGAGCGGCTGGCGCCGGAGGTGGTGAGCGCCTGCCGCTCCGCCCTGGAGCACGACTTCGCCGACCTCGACTTCCTGCGCCTGGAGCGGGAGGTGTTCGCCGGCTGCCCCAACGTGGCCCTCGACGTGGCCGTGATGGAGAAGACCGACCGGGGCGCCGTGCTGCCCCTGGAGGCCGGCTGGAGTGATGTGGGCAGCTGGAGCGCCCTGTGGGACACCACCGACCGCGACCCGGCCGGCAACGTGCTGCGCGGCCGGGTGATCAGCCAGGACAGCCGCAACTGCTATCTGCGCAGCGAGCACCGGCTGGTGGTGGGCCTGGGGGTGGACGACCTGGTGGTGGTGGAGACCGACGACGTGGTGCTGGTGGCCCACCGCGACCGCGCCCAGGAGGTGAAGGGCGTGGTGGCCCTGCTGGAGCGTCAGGGGGCCCGCGAGAGCAAGGCCCACCGCAAGATCTACCGCCCCTGGGGCAGCTACGACGGCGTGGTGGAGGGGGAGCGCTGGCAGGTGAAGAAGATCGTGGTCAACCCCGGCGCCAGCCTGTCGCTGCAGATGCACCACCACCGCGCCGAGCACTGGGTGGTGGTGCAGGGCACGGCCCTGGTGGAGAAGGACGGCAGGCAGGAGCTGGTGGGCGAGAACCAGAGCACCTACATCCCCCTGGGCTCCCGGCACCGGCTCACCAATCCCGGCAAGATCCCGGTGGAGATGATCGAGGTGCAGAGCGGGCCCTACCTGGGCGAGGACGACATCGTGCGCTTCGAGGACCGCTACGGCCGCAGCGACCAGACCCAAGCCGCACCAGCGGCGTTGAGCTGA
- the rimM gene encoding ribosome maturation factor RimM codes for MAEGQNTNGDTYGDTNGDTIDDQAIELLLVGRLVAPQGLRGELRVLPLSDFPERFTRPGSRWLRQPGGAPRAVQLLTGRPLPGKELFVIRLEGCDSREAAEALVNQELLVPASDRPRLARGEFHLLDLVGLEARLLPEGEPLGRVTNLLHAGNDLLELELGQERGGRRILVPFVRAIVPEVHLAEGWIGLTPPPGLLEL; via the coding sequence ATGGCGGAGGGGCAGAACACGAACGGCGACACGTACGGCGACACGAACGGCGACACGATCGACGACCAGGCCATCGAGCTGCTGCTGGTGGGCCGGCTGGTGGCGCCCCAGGGCCTGCGCGGCGAGCTGCGGGTGCTGCCGCTCAGCGACTTTCCCGAGCGCTTCACCCGCCCCGGCAGCCGCTGGTTGCGCCAACCCGGCGGTGCGCCCAGGGCCGTGCAGCTGCTGACCGGCCGCCCCCTGCCCGGCAAGGAGCTGTTCGTGATCCGGCTGGAGGGCTGCGACAGCCGCGAGGCCGCCGAAGCGCTGGTGAACCAGGAGCTGCTGGTGCCCGCCAGCGACCGGCCGCGCCTGGCCCGGGGTGAATTCCACCTGCTCGACCTGGTGGGCCTGGAGGCCCGGCTGCTGCCCGAAGGGGAGCCCCTGGGCCGGGTGACCAACCTGCTCCACGCCGGCAACGACCTGCTGGAGCTGGAGCTGGGCCAGGAGCGGGGCGGGCGCCGGATCCTGGTGCCGTTCGTGCGGGCGATCGTGCCCGAGGTGCACCTGGCGGAGGGCTGGATCGGCCTCACGCCCCCGCCCGGCCTGCTGGAGCTCTGA
- a CDS encoding DUF3252 domain-containing protein, whose amino-acid sequence MADLPILPGSTVVVRDGRSIYNGYRGFVQRISGERAAVLFEGGNWDKLVTMPLNRLEQT is encoded by the coding sequence ATGGCAGACCTGCCGATCCTGCCCGGCTCCACCGTGGTGGTGCGGGACGGGCGCTCGATCTACAACGGCTACCGGGGCTTCGTGCAGCGGATCAGCGGCGAGCGGGCCGCCGTGCTGTTCGAGGGCGGCAACTGGGACAAGCTGGTGACGATGCCGCTTAACCGGCTGGAGCAGACCTGA
- a CDS encoding ribonuclease III — translation MTPERRRQLLALLTELGLDPLESQGPGDSAQALAPLEEALSHTSARLARNHERLEFLGDAVLRLAAAEYLEQHHGGLSVGQRSALRAQLVSDRWLAELGERCGLERLWRIGAMAAGDRAGRATIQAELCEALIGAIYLAWGGPHGGLLAVARWLTPHWQRSSQELLSDPDRHNWKSALQEWSQARGLGLPAYHCRQASSAHGDPRRFHCTATLPRKQASSMASGSPDQQSTAEGWGPSRRAAEQAAAARLLQQLRSAPAG, via the coding sequence GTGACCCCGGAGCGCCGCCGGCAGCTGCTCGCCCTGCTTACTGAACTGGGGCTGGATCCGCTGGAGAGCCAGGGTCCGGGCGACTCCGCCCAGGCCCTGGCGCCGCTGGAGGAGGCCCTCAGCCACACCTCCGCCCGCCTGGCGCGCAACCATGAACGGCTGGAATTCCTCGGCGATGCGGTGCTGCGCCTGGCCGCCGCCGAGTACCTCGAACAGCACCACGGCGGCCTCTCGGTGGGCCAGCGCTCGGCCCTGCGCGCCCAGCTGGTGAGCGACCGCTGGCTGGCCGAACTCGGCGAGCGCTGCGGCCTGGAGCGCCTGTGGCGGATCGGCGCCATGGCCGCCGGCGACCGGGCCGGCCGCGCCACCATCCAGGCCGAACTGTGCGAGGCCCTGATCGGGGCCATCTATCTGGCCTGGGGCGGCCCCCATGGCGGCCTGCTGGCCGTGGCCCGCTGGCTCACGCCCCACTGGCAGCGCAGCAGCCAGGAGCTGCTCAGCGACCCCGACCGCCACAACTGGAAATCGGCCCTGCAGGAGTGGAGCCAGGCCCGCGGCCTCGGCCTGCCCGCCTACCACTGCCGCCAGGCCAGTAGCGCCCATGGCGACCCGCGCCGCTTCCACTGCACCGCCACCTTGCCGCGCAAACAGGCGAGTTCCATGGCCAGCGGCTCACCTGATCAGCAGTCCACGGCAGAAGGCTGGGGCCCCTCCCGCCGCGCCGCCGAGCAGGCCGCCGCCGCCCGCCTGCTGCAGCAGCTCAGGTCTGCTCCAGCCGGTTAA
- a CDS encoding DUF1778 domain-containing protein has product MTSSPLRSEKLDLRLTPGARQTLQRAAAAAQLSVSEFVLKSALANAAETLADRQSFQLDGDQWEAFVAVLDAPPQVHPRLERPAAVGTE; this is encoded by the coding sequence ATGACGTCATCCCCTTTGAGAAGCGAGAAGCTGGATCTGCGGCTGACGCCAGGAGCCAGGCAGACCCTGCAGCGGGCAGCTGCGGCGGCCCAGCTCAGCGTGAGCGAGTTTGTGTTGAAGAGTGCCCTGGCCAACGCTGCTGAGACCCTGGCCGATCGGCAGAGCTTCCAGCTGGATGGGGATCAGTGGGAGGCTTTCGTGGCTGTCCTGGATGCTCCACCCCAGGTGCATCCGCGGCTGGAGCGGCCAGCTGCTGTTGGCACCGAATGA
- a CDS encoding PIN domain-containing protein, whose product MTLLLDTSLWIDFTRARSPAALKQFIAPYVLDAAAHLAEPVRFELLRAARPEEARLLEAQFDTLPLLSTPADLWQQAIALGQACRRIGRSVLSLDLLVAAVALHHNAVLVSFDADFDAIASVSALRLNRLTRPV is encoded by the coding sequence ATGACCCTGCTGCTCGACACCAGCCTCTGGATCGACTTCACCCGGGCCCGCAGCCCGGCTGCCCTGAAGCAGTTCATCGCGCCCTACGTGCTCGATGCGGCCGCCCACCTGGCGGAACCGGTGCGATTCGAGCTGCTCCGTGCCGCCCGTCCGGAGGAAGCCAGGCTGCTGGAGGCCCAGTTCGACACCCTGCCCTTGCTGAGCACACCCGCGGATCTGTGGCAGCAGGCGATCGCCCTGGGCCAGGCCTGTCGCCGGATCGGCCGCTCCGTCCTCAGTCTCGACCTGTTGGTGGCCGCCGTGGCCCTGCACCACAACGCCGTACTGGTGAGCTTCGACGCCGACTTCGACGCCATCGCTTCGGTGAGTGCCCTGCGTCTCAACCGCCTGACCCGCCCTGTCTGA
- a CDS encoding AbrB family transcriptional regulator, with protein MLTGSDLLAKVKELADASKSELVRACGYVSTKKDGSERLNFTAFYEALLDAKGMTLGEGGGKGKGKGGRSLSYVAKVQFNGNLLVGKAYTAQLGLEPGDEFEIKLGRKQIKLVPAGSTEEEDTAAAA; from the coding sequence ATGCTGACCGGATCAGACCTGCTCGCCAAGGTGAAGGAGCTGGCCGATGCCTCCAAGTCCGAACTGGTGCGTGCCTGCGGCTACGTGAGCACCAAGAAGGACGGCAGTGAGCGGCTGAACTTCACGGCCTTCTATGAGGCGCTGCTGGACGCCAAGGGGATGACACTTGGTGAAGGCGGCGGCAAGGGCAAAGGGAAAGGAGGCCGCAGCCTCAGCTATGTGGCCAAGGTGCAGTTCAACGGCAACCTGCTCGTCGGCAAGGCCTACACCGCCCAGCTGGGCCTGGAGCCCGGCGATGAATTCGAGATCAAGCTGGGCCGCAAGCAGATCAAGCTGGTCCCCGCCGGCTCCACAGAAGAGGAGGACACGGCCGCCGCCGCGTAA
- a CDS encoding TIGR01458 family HAD-type hydrolase: MDARPQALLLDLQGVLVDNGVALAGAVDTVREARRRGLAIRLVTNTATRHHAQLLQELHSLGFALEAEELFTAPLAAQSWLRRHQLRPLALMHPAIAPLFQGLEGEEGAEQSGGRPNCVLLGDARDQLSYANLNRALELLLEGAPLIGIGRNRRFREGGHWMLDAGAFLQALEYGASCEATVLGKPSAAFFAEVVQSLGLPAASCLMVGDDVEADVQGAIDAGLQGALVQTGKYRPGDESRLPQQATLVPDVSGVAALLG; encoded by the coding sequence ATGGACGCCCGGCCCCAGGCCCTGCTGCTGGATCTCCAGGGCGTGCTGGTGGACAACGGCGTTGCCCTGGCTGGCGCGGTGGACACCGTGCGGGAGGCACGGCGCCGCGGGCTGGCCATCCGCCTGGTGACCAACACCGCCACCCGCCACCACGCGCAGCTGCTGCAGGAGCTGCACAGCCTGGGCTTTGCCCTGGAGGCTGAGGAGCTGTTCACTGCACCGCTGGCGGCCCAGAGCTGGCTGCGGCGCCATCAACTGCGGCCGCTGGCCCTGATGCACCCGGCGATCGCCCCACTGTTCCAGGGGCTGGAGGGCGAGGAGGGCGCTGAGCAGAGCGGTGGGCGGCCCAACTGCGTGCTGCTGGGTGATGCCCGCGATCAACTCAGCTATGCCAACCTCAATCGCGCCCTGGAGCTGCTGCTGGAGGGTGCGCCGCTGATCGGCATCGGCCGCAACCGCCGCTTCCGGGAAGGCGGCCACTGGATGCTGGATGCCGGCGCCTTTCTGCAGGCCCTTGAATACGGGGCCAGCTGCGAAGCCACCGTGCTGGGCAAACCCTCAGCGGCCTTCTTTGCGGAGGTGGTGCAGTCGCTGGGGCTGCCGGCAGCCAGCTGCCTGATGGTGGGCGATGACGTGGAAGCCGATGTGCAAGGCGCGATCGACGCTGGCCTGCAGGGGGCCCTGGTGCAGACCGGCAAGTATCGACCGGGCGATGAATCACGGCTGCCGCAGCAGGCCACTCTCGTGCCTGATGTGAGCGGTGTGGCTGCCTTGCTGGGTTGA
- a CDS encoding glycogen/starch/alpha-glucan phosphorylase — protein sequence MTKSQPSNLRLPTPGCHADADRSGLSADDVFDGMTEHLFFTLGKLAPTASRHDLYMALSYAVRDRLMTRYLAGIEALSKAPTRVVAYLSAEFLIGPQLGNNLLMLGIEEAASEALRRFGIEDINEILDVEEEPGLGNGGLGRLAACFLESLASLEIPATGYGIRYEFGIFDQLIRDGWQVEITDKWLKSGWPWELPHPDQACFVGFGGRTESYRDENGHYRVRWIPEEHAIGIPHDVPVLGYRVNTCDRLRLWRADATETFDFYAFNIGDYYGAVEEKVGSETLSKVLYPNDGTDEGRRLRLKQQHFFVSCSLQDMLRSLEARAIPIEEFPDHWAVQLNDTHPAIAVAELMRLLIDDRLLTWERAWEITTRALSYTNHTLLPEALEKWGLDLFGSLLPRHLELIYEINRRFLQQVRIKYPGNEEVLRRVSIIDEDGAKAVRMAHLATIASHHVNGVAALHSDLVKSELFPDFAALWPEKFTNVTNGVTPRRWMALSNPRLASLLNEVLGEGWLKDLDQLRNLERFADDSSFLERWGDTKLAVKNQLSQYIHRHTGVLVDPASLFDVQVKRIHEYKRQHLNALQVVAQYLRIKNGQGEGMAPRTVIFGGKAAPGYYMAKLIIRFINGIADTINADPDMDGRLRVIFLADYNVKLGERVYPASDLSEQISTAGKEASGTGNMKFAMNGALTVGTLDGANVEIREQVGAENFFLFGKTAEEISALQRMGYRPWELIGAMPELADVLRLIEQGHFSNGDSELFRPLLQNLTGRDPFFVLADFDDYLRAQGEVDQAWGDRQRWNRMSLLNAARTGFFSSDRSIREYAERIWKAEPYPVTITCELD from the coding sequence ATGACCAAGAGCCAACCAAGCAACCTGCGCCTGCCCACCCCCGGCTGCCACGCCGACGCCGACCGCAGCGGCCTGAGTGCCGACGACGTGTTCGACGGCATGACCGAGCACCTGTTCTTCACGCTCGGCAAGCTGGCCCCCACCGCCAGCCGCCACGACCTCTACATGGCGCTCAGCTACGCGGTGCGCGACCGGCTGATGACCCGCTATCTGGCCGGGATCGAGGCCCTGAGCAAGGCCCCCACCCGGGTGGTGGCCTACCTGTCAGCGGAGTTCCTGATCGGGCCCCAGCTGGGCAACAACCTGCTGATGCTCGGCATCGAGGAGGCTGCCAGTGAGGCCCTGCGCCGCTTCGGCATCGAGGACATCAACGAGATCCTCGACGTGGAGGAGGAGCCGGGCCTGGGCAACGGCGGCCTGGGCCGGCTGGCGGCCTGTTTCCTGGAATCGCTGGCCTCGCTCGAGATCCCTGCCACCGGCTACGGCATCCGCTACGAGTTCGGCATCTTCGACCAGCTGATCCGCGACGGCTGGCAGGTGGAGATCACCGACAAGTGGCTCAAGAGCGGCTGGCCCTGGGAGCTGCCCCACCCCGATCAGGCTTGCTTCGTGGGCTTCGGCGGCCGCACCGAGAGCTACCGCGATGAGAACGGCCACTACCGGGTGCGCTGGATTCCCGAGGAGCACGCCATCGGCATCCCCCACGACGTGCCGGTGCTCGGCTACCGGGTGAACACCTGCGACCGGCTGCGGCTGTGGCGCGCCGACGCCACCGAGACCTTCGACTTCTACGCCTTCAACATCGGCGACTACTACGGCGCCGTGGAGGAGAAGGTGGGCAGCGAGACCCTCTCCAAGGTGCTCTATCCCAACGACGGCACCGACGAGGGCCGGCGGCTGCGGCTCAAGCAGCAGCACTTCTTCGTGAGCTGCTCCCTGCAGGACATGCTGCGCAGCCTCGAGGCCCGCGCCATTCCGATCGAGGAGTTCCCCGACCACTGGGCCGTGCAGCTCAACGACACCCACCCGGCGATCGCCGTGGCCGAGCTGATGCGGCTGCTGATCGACGACCGCCTTCTCACCTGGGAGCGGGCCTGGGAGATCACCACCCGGGCGCTCTCCTACACCAACCACACCCTGCTGCCGGAGGCCCTGGAGAAGTGGGGACTCGACCTGTTCGGCTCCCTGCTGCCCCGGCACCTGGAGCTGATCTACGAGATCAACCGCCGCTTCCTGCAGCAGGTGCGCATCAAGTACCCCGGCAACGAGGAGGTGCTGCGCCGGGTGTCGATCATCGATGAGGACGGCGCCAAGGCGGTGCGCATGGCCCACCTGGCCACGATCGCCTCCCACCACGTGAACGGCGTGGCGGCCCTGCACAGCGACCTGGTGAAGAGCGAGCTGTTCCCGGACTTCGCCGCCCTCTGGCCGGAGAAGTTCACCAACGTGACCAACGGCGTCACCCCCCGGCGCTGGATGGCCCTCTCCAATCCGCGCCTGGCGAGCCTGCTCAACGAAGTGCTGGGCGAAGGCTGGCTCAAGGACCTCGACCAGCTGCGCAATCTGGAGCGCTTCGCCGACGACAGCAGCTTCCTGGAGCGCTGGGGTGACACCAAGCTGGCGGTGAAAAACCAGCTCAGCCAGTACATCCATCGCCACACCGGCGTGCTGGTGGATCCGGCCTCCCTGTTCGACGTGCAGGTGAAGCGCATCCACGAGTACAAGCGCCAGCACCTCAACGCCCTGCAGGTGGTGGCCCAGTACCTGCGCATCAAGAACGGCCAGGGCGAGGGCATGGCGCCGCGCACGGTGATCTTCGGCGGCAAGGCGGCGCCGGGCTACTACATGGCCAAGCTGATCATCCGCTTCATCAACGGCATCGCCGACACGATCAACGCCGATCCGGACATGGACGGGCGGCTGCGGGTGATCTTCCTGGCCGACTACAACGTCAAGCTGGGCGAGCGGGTGTACCCGGCCTCCGACCTCTCCGAGCAGATCTCCACCGCCGGCAAGGAGGCCTCCGGCACCGGCAACATGAAGTTCGCCATGAACGGCGCGCTCACGGTGGGCACCCTCGATGGCGCCAACGTGGAGATCCGCGAGCAGGTGGGGGCGGAGAACTTCTTCCTGTTCGGCAAGACGGCCGAGGAGATCAGCGCCCTGCAACGGATGGGCTACCGGCCCTGGGAGCTGATCGGCGCGATGCCGGAGCTGGCCGACGTGCTGCGGCTGATCGAGCAGGGCCACTTCAGCAACGGCGACAGCGAGCTGTTCCGCCCCCTGCTGCAGAACCTCACCGGCCGCGATCCCTTCTTCGTGCTGGCCGATTTCGACGACTACCTGCGCGCCCAGGGCGAGGTGGACCAGGCCTGGGGCGACCGCCAGCGCTGGAACCGGATGTCGCTGCTGAATGCGGCGCGCACCGGCTTCTTCTCCTCCGACCGCTCGATCCGCGAGTACGCCGAGCGGATCTGGAAGGCGGAGCCCTACCCGGTGACGATCACCTGCGAGCTGGACTAA
- a CDS encoding phosphoketolase family protein, producing MSHAPDPQSVQAPSSSELEHLDAWWRAANYLAVGMIYLQDNPLLTEPLQPEHIKNRLLGHWGSSPGQSFIWTHANRLIRRHDLDMIYLSGPGHGAPGVLAPTYLDGSYSEIYPDKSQDAEGMRRFMKQFSFPGHIGSHCTPETPGSIHEGGELGYVLSHACGAVFDNPELIAIACVGDGEAETGPLATSWHINKFINPVSDGAVLPVLHLNGYKIANPTLLARIPKDELATLMRGYGWEPLFVEGSEPMAMHAAMAEAMDTAIGRILAIRAEARASGDPSNATRPHWPMIVLRSPKGWTGPQYVGDKKVENFWRAHQVPLAKPRQDTAQLQQLEAWLKSYRPWELFDEQGRLRPELKALSPEGRRRMGSNPHANGGLLRRKLHLPPVEAYAVPVAAPGQSEAENTYPLGELLRDAIAGNPDSLRVFGPDETASNRLQAIYEVSKKVWMEEFLPEDMNGSELSRSGRVVEMLSEHTLVGMMEGYLLTGRYGFFHTYEAFAHVIASMFNQHAKWLESCIHHAPWRAPIGPWNCLISSTVWRQDHNGFTHQDPGFIDLAGNKSGEVVRVYLPADANCLLAVAEEALVENNVCNIIVSDKQSHLQYLTLEQARTHVAKGIGLWSWASNDDNGTEPDEPDVVMACAGDIPTKETLAAVEILRMEIPHLKIRVLNVVKLFSLTTPDEHPHGLSDRDFDSLFTTDRPVIFNFHGYPWLIHRLTYHRTNHANIHVRGYKEKGNINTPLELAMNNQIDRFNLVIDVIDRVPGLGSRAAHIKERMKEAILQHRSYAHLHGMDSPEITNWRWTPTEH from the coding sequence ATCTCCCACGCCCCGGACCCCCAGAGCGTCCAGGCCCCTTCCAGCTCCGAGCTCGAGCACCTCGATGCCTGGTGGCGCGCCGCCAACTACCTGGCGGTGGGCATGATCTACCTCCAGGACAACCCGCTGCTCACGGAGCCCCTCCAGCCGGAGCACATCAAGAACCGGCTGCTGGGCCACTGGGGCTCCAGTCCGGGGCAATCGTTCATCTGGACCCACGCCAACCGGCTGATCCGCCGGCACGACCTGGACATGATCTACCTGTCGGGGCCGGGCCATGGCGCCCCGGGGGTGCTGGCCCCCACCTACCTCGACGGCTCCTACAGCGAGATCTATCCGGACAAGTCGCAGGACGCCGAGGGCATGCGGCGGTTCATGAAGCAGTTCTCGTTTCCGGGGCACATCGGCAGCCACTGCACCCCGGAAACCCCCGGTTCGATCCACGAAGGCGGCGAGCTCGGTTATGTGCTCTCCCACGCCTGCGGCGCGGTGTTCGACAACCCGGAGCTGATCGCCATCGCCTGCGTGGGGGACGGCGAGGCCGAAACCGGCCCCCTGGCCACCAGCTGGCACATCAATAAATTCATCAATCCGGTGAGCGACGGTGCCGTGCTGCCGGTGCTGCACCTGAACGGCTACAAGATCGCCAACCCAACCCTGCTGGCCCGCATCCCCAAAGACGAGCTGGCCACGTTGATGCGCGGCTACGGCTGGGAGCCGCTGTTCGTGGAGGGCAGCGAGCCGATGGCCATGCACGCCGCCATGGCCGAGGCGATGGACACCGCCATCGGCCGCATCCTGGCGATCCGGGCCGAGGCCCGGGCCAGCGGCGACCCCAGCAACGCCACCCGGCCCCACTGGCCGATGATCGTGCTGCGCTCCCCCAAGGGCTGGACCGGTCCCCAGTACGTGGGCGACAAGAAGGTGGAAAATTTCTGGCGCGCCCACCAGGTGCCCCTGGCCAAACCCCGCCAGGACACCGCCCAGCTGCAGCAGCTGGAGGCCTGGCTGAAGAGCTACCGCCCCTGGGAGCTGTTCGATGAGCAGGGCCGGCTGCGGCCGGAGCTGAAGGCCCTCTCCCCCGAGGGCCGGCGCCGCATGGGCTCCAACCCCCACGCCAACGGCGGCCTGCTGCGCCGCAAGCTGCACCTGCCTCCGGTGGAGGCCTACGCCGTGCCGGTGGCGGCTCCAGGCCAGAGCGAGGCCGAGAACACCTATCCCCTCGGCGAGCTGCTGCGCGATGCCATCGCCGGCAACCCTGATTCACTGCGGGTGTTCGGCCCCGATGAAACGGCCTCCAACCGCCTGCAGGCGATCTACGAGGTGAGCAAGAAGGTGTGGATGGAGGAGTTCCTGCCGGAGGACATGAACGGCAGCGAGCTCTCCCGCAGCGGCCGGGTGGTGGAGATGCTCTCCGAACACACCCTGGTGGGAATGATGGAGGGCTACCTGCTCACCGGCCGCTACGGCTTCTTCCACACCTACGAGGCCTTCGCCCATGTGATCGCCTCGATGTTCAACCAGCACGCCAAGTGGCTGGAGAGCTGCATCCACCACGCCCCCTGGCGGGCCCCCATAGGCCCCTGGAACTGCCTGATCAGCTCCACCGTGTGGCGCCAGGACCACAACGGCTTCACCCACCAGGACCCCGGCTTCATCGACCTGGCCGGCAACAAGAGCGGCGAGGTGGTGCGGGTGTACCTGCCCGCCGACGCCAACTGCCTGCTGGCGGTGGCCGAAGAGGCCCTGGTGGAAAACAATGTGTGCAACATCATCGTGAGTGACAAGCAGAGCCACCTGCAGTACCTCACCCTGGAGCAGGCCCGCACCCACGTGGCCAAGGGCATCGGCCTGTGGAGCTGGGCCAGCAACGACGACAACGGCACCGAGCCCGACGAGCCAGATGTGGTGATGGCCTGCGCCGGCGACATCCCCACCAAGGAGACCCTGGCGGCGGTGGAGATCCTGCGCATGGAGATCCCCCACCTGAAGATCCGCGTGCTCAACGTGGTGAAGCTGTTTTCGCTCACCACCCCCGACGAGCACCCCCATGGCCTCAGCGACCGCGACTTCGACAGCCTGTTCACCACCGACCGGCCGGTGATCTTCAACTTCCACGGCTATCCGTGGCTGATCCACCGGCTCACCTACCACCGTACCAACCACGCCAACATCCACGTGCGCGGCTACAAGGAGAAGGGCAACATCAACACGCCCCTGGAGCTGGCGATGAACAACCAGATCGACCGCTTCAACCTGGTGATCGATGTGATCGACCGGGTGCCGGGGTTAGGGTCCCGCGCGGCCCACATCAAGGAGCGGATGAAGGAGGCGATCCTCCAGCACCGCAGCTATGCCCACCTCCACGGCATGGATTCACCCGAGATCACCAACTGGCGCTGGACCCCCACGGAACACTGA